A window of Babesia microti strain RI chromosome III, complete genome contains these coding sequences:
- a CDS encoding Vacuolar protein sorting-associated protein 35B (overlaps_old_locusTagID:BBM_III03800): MTFALENDAFDQAQLLEGMLIDIKEHSYYMRKSIEKEDLKSTIVHVSNIVGELRTSNLSPKYYYQLYMRIFNEMQHFSNFIGDKSKHGIDICDIYDSVQQAGYILPRIYLLTTAGSFYIAQGTNVSRRILNDMTEMCKGVQHPMRGLFLRYYMVQICKNRLLGSSSNDLNSFEDSHEFLLQNFAESASLWVRLGQNILSIKERKKRETERLELGMLVSTNLVCIAQLDGLDYNIYAKRTLPFIIAQITAISDQTCLQYLLDCVIQAFSDEFHLRTLNDILETSILHLSPENLNSILINLMNRLLTFIINNPKACLEGLNVFGIFQTHINKVDLTNAKIESALQLQYNFLKFTITLYPGLWEHIETILERSIEIMQLMNVKDLSPDVDAAINIITTSTEALGIAFLQYPYMEKFLSYFSFDTKIEASCRVMDIISTKYVTTISQLKSLVNACNSIFVATEEENCEVLPKIVQNKLVKQQQMVWKLLRSIASDTPNEELDMILYLQNKILDSGYRRCELTIPSIVNRYLELISNICSPGGFTSRASTPRSDCGGRWNDESPMSPMSSNFADLCHTIYRLIHTGIQSIVLIDPQNAIKLSILVAISANECNGTFNEFEQECCEYITDALIYFEDYIVDSTQQMDLLKYIAGAISSKISYVSPQDMEPLMGRVIKSGYKFIRKRDKCRSILIASHMYWNNSVYKNPRRVWECFSKCREIANSGLYTKPIDHCNMLIDLYDKAIYYTKTKVEMFNSQLLKEIEKEIQSLLNDNKLNEAQVSRYEKLKNENN, from the exons ATGACCTTTGCCTTGGAAAACGATGCTTTTGACCAGGCACAGCTGCTGGAAGGGATGTTAATTGACATAAAGGAGCACTCCTACTACATGCGCAAATCTATA GAAAAGGAGGATCTAAAGTCTACGATAGTTCACGTTTCTAACATTGTTGGAGAGCTTAGAACATCTAACCTTTCTCCCAAATACTATTATCAGCTTTATATGAGAATATTCAATGAGATGCAACATTTCTCAAACTTCATTGGAGACAAGTCTAAACATGgaattgatatttgtgaCATATATGATTCGGTACAGCAAGCTGGGTATATTTTGCCTCGAATATACTTATTAACAACAGCAGGTTCTTTCTACATTGCCCAAGGTACCAATGTCTCTCGCCGTATTCTTAATGACATGACGGAGATGTGCAAGGGCGTACAACATCCAATGAGAGGCCTATTCCTCAGGTACTACATGGTacaaatatgtaaaaaCAGGCTGCTCGGCTCATCCTCGAACGACCTTAACTCGTTCGAGGATTCACATGAGTTTTTGTTGCAAAATTTTGCGGAAAGTGCCAGTCTTTGGGTAAGACTTGGACAGAACATATTGTCAATAAAGGAGAGGAAGAAACGAGAGACGGAAAGGCTCGAACTTGGAATGCTTGTCAGTACAAATCTTGTATGTATAGCTCAACTGGATGGTTTagattataatatatatgctaAACGCACACTACCCTTTATTATCGCCCAAATAACTGCAATTAGCGACCAAACATGCTTGCAATATCTTCTAGATTGTGTAATACAAG cTTTTTCCGACGAATTCCATTTGAGAACTCTTAATGATATACTAGAGACCAGCATTTTGCATCTATCGCCAG AGAACCTGAATTCCATATTGATTAATCTTATGAACAGACTattaacatttataataaataaccCAAAg gCTTGCCTTGAAGGGTTGAATGTCTTTGGCATCTTTCAGACTCATATAAATAAAGTAGATCTAACTAATGCTAAAATTGAATCGGCGTTACAACTGCAGTACAACTTTTTAAAATTCACCATTACTTTATACCCAGGGCTGTGGGAGCATATAGAAACTATACTAGAGCGTTCAATTGAAATCATGCAATTGATGAACGTGAAGGATTTATCCCCGGACGTTGATGCTGCGATTAACATAATAACCACTTCGACGGAGGCTTTGGGAATTGCATTTTTGCAATACCCATATATGGAGAAATTTTTGAGCTATTTTTCCTTTGACACTAAAATTGAAG CATCGTGCAGGGTTATGGACATAATCTCCACCAAATATGTTACGACAATTTCACAGCTAAAATCATTAGTAAATGCATGCAACTCGATTTTCGTAGCTACTGAGGAGGAAAATTGCGAAGTACTACCTAAGATAGTGCAAAATAAACTTGTTAAGCAACAGCAAATGGTGTGGAAGTTGCTGCGTTCTATTGCCTCAGACACGCCTAATGAGGAACTAGAcatgattttatatctccagaacaaaattttggataGTGGATATAGGAGATGTGAACTAACAATCCCTTCTATTGTTAATAGATATTTGGAATTGATTTCCAATATATGCTCGCCTGGCGGTTTCACTTCAAGGGCTTCAACACCAAGGAGCGATTGCGGCGGGAGATGGAACGACGAATCGCCTATGAGTCCTATGTCCAGCAATTTTGCAGACCTTTGCCACACTATTTACAGGCTAATACATACTGGAATTCAATCAATCGTTTTAATTGATCCACAG AATGCcataaaattatccatTCTGGTGGCCATAAGCGCGAATGAGTGCAATGGTACTTTTAACGAATTCGAACAGGAATGTTGTGAATATATAACAGACGCATTAATTTACTTTGAAGATTATATAGTTGATTCAACCCAGCAGATGGATTTGCTCAAATATATTGCGG GGGCCATCAGTAGCAAGATAAGTTATGTCTCGCCACAGGACATGGAACCATTG ATGGGAAGGGTCATTAAGAGCggatataaatttatacgCAAGAGAGATAAATGCCGATCTATTCTTATCGCTTCCCACATGTATTGGAACAACAGTGTATACAAAAATCCCAGGCGTGTCTGGGAGTGTTTTTCAAAATGTCGTGAGATAGCAAACTCTGGCCTATATACTAAGCCTATCGACCATTGCAACATGTTGATAGACCTATATGATAAGGCTATTTACTATACCAAAACGAAGGTGGAAATGTTCAATTCACAATTGCTGAAGGAGATAGAGAAGGAAATTCAATCACTACTTAATGACAACAAGTTGAATGAAG CACAGGTTAGCCGGTATgagaaattgaaaaatgaaaataattag
- a CDS encoding hypothetical protein (overlaps_old_locusTagID:BBM_III03795), with protein sequence MGKGDNKCDGTTVEVTGSGTTGECKTVYKLPSCSIILKQFLSSLANGQVYNPSIVFNPKIKIYLDEKYLHETTLFFDMQKQVDSSPQDTYNNIVFNHQFDLIVPSFRSILTFELYDRPIIQTMQYISTNEDVKVDMDIFISAVKLNIGYLIPGKFYNLILQFTGNLNPTIYDCGDILTNIQPNEVSCSQCKVCNLFNYITTHNTTKYYHHCISSDYLVEPSPMQMNATANTHNSCNCVQYSQINKSNACLTCIIPCCSHRFSNYVSVAIKLNSDILKKDMLLKLPQLVKPVVAKSELSPIDHFLHLLQESELVYAKLNYALNKILRISSYTFLQVFLCTILIFPGNVMSVILLYIGILFIVLSISADTIKDTTSDFTAYCINCLDQDNKISKIKYKDIYKHTTCMKCLHLKKYSEINTLKNFMIMGNISIGNFMASKLNPLLELLLEAIDVLKVFMILSRLYGKVLGSCCLFLAFIMTQMRTLRSTLYYISIVIMALIYSGFNVNFAEPFLAWIRVAFCYIAFVCKRWEFNKRIHWHS encoded by the exons ATGGGTAAAGGAGATAATAAATGTGATGGAACCACCGTAGAAGTTACTGGATCTGGTACTACGGGGGAGTGTAAGACAGTTTATAAACTCCCATCATGTAGCATAATTCTCAAACAATTCCTTTCCAGCTTAGCTAATGGGCAAGTTTACAATCCAAGCATTGTATTCAATCCTAagattaaaatttatttggatgagaaatatttacatgAAACTACGTTGTTCTTTGATATGCAGAAACAGGTAGATTCTTCCCCTCAGGATACGTACAATAACATCGTCTTCAACCACCAATTTGACTTAATCGTCCCTTCATTCAGATCAATTTTGACTTTTGAATTATACGATCGTCCTATTATACAAACTATGCAATATATTTCCACTAATGAAGATGTAAAGGTTGATATGGATATTTTCATATCTGCTGTGAAACTTAACATCGGTTATCTCATTCctggaaaattttataatttaatactaCAGTTCACTGGCAATTTAAATCCTACAATCTACGATTGTGGAGATATTCTTACCAATATCCAACCCAACGAAGTATCTTGCTCACAATGTAAAGTTTGTAACTTATTTAACTATATAACGACCCACAACACTACCAAGTACTATCACCACTGTATATCATCAGATTATTTGGTGGAACCTTCTCCCATGCAAATGAACGCAACAGCAAATACACACAACTCGTGCAATTGTGTTCAAtattcacaaataaataaatcaaatgctTGCTTAACCTGTATAATTCCATGTTGCAGTCACAGATTCAGCAATTACGTCTCGGTGGCAATTAAGTTaaatagtgatattttaaaaaaagATATGTTACTCAAATTACCACAACTGGTGAAACCGGTAGTCGCTAAATCTGAATTGTCGCCGATCGATCATTTTCTGCATCTGTTACAGGAGAGTGAGTTAGTATATGCCAAGCTTAATTATGC gctAAATAAGATATTGAGGATCAGTTCATATACCTTTTTACAGGTGTTTTTATGTACCATACTTATATTCCCGGGCAATGTAATGTCCGTTATACTGTTATACATTGGTATATTATTCATtgtattatcaatttctgCTGACACAATTAAAGACACAACTAGCGATTTCACAGCGTATTGCATCAACTGTCTCGATCAGGacaataaaatatctaaaatCAAGTATAAggatatatataaacatacAACGTGCATGAAGTGTTTGCATTTGAAGAAATATTCCGAAATTAATACTCTTAAGAATTTCATGATCATGGGTAACATTtcaattggaaattttatgGCGTCAAAATTGAATCCGTTGCTTGAATTGTTACTAGAAGCAATTGACGTGTTGAAGGTATTTATGATACTTTCCCGATTGTATGGCAAGGTACTAGGATCATGCTGCTTGTTTTTAGCCTTTATAATGACTCAAATGAGAACTCTAAGATCAACACTGTATTACATTTCTATTGTTATTATGGCACTGATATATAGTGGATTTAATGTGAATTTTGCCGAACCATTTTTGGCTTGGATAAGGGTCGCTTTCTGCTATATCGCATTTGTTTGTAAACGATGGGAATTTAACAAGCGCATTCACTGGCATAGTTGA
- a CDS encoding pre-mRNA-processing factor 6 (overlaps_old_locusTagID:BBM_III03790), whose protein sequence is MSLLPGARQFNPGNYEPPKTYTPGTGRGATPISTRADFGIHSIGKMDQFGMPPPGYIPGKGRGATGFAGGVSRDEVATGTSTVEAENNDLSDSNFDSFHGYNEALFRNAEYDDDDREADDIYDAIDQRMDQRRKKQREKDLQQEMLEASKRSTIQSQLHAAKRALSTISLVEWESIPTVADSSLKKNKKQVIRYSPAPDTLLISSKGNISELNAQTPIGLGLATPLGLKTPINAGLRTPMAMTPGTMSVGNRTPSLNDLGEARGTVLSARLDKMLDSVTGQTTVDPKGYLTNLNLQGQGVDMGDTKKARLLLKSVTTTNAKHSPGWIAAARLEELEGKMDAAREIIAQGCINCPESEDVWLEAARLETPEAAKAILAKAVQKIPDSVKLWLDACNRESDKDNKRKILRKALEFIPNSVKLWKEAVSLEDETNAYILLKRATECVPTSVDLWLALARLCSYSEAQSVLNEARKNVPTNADIWITASKLEESQGNDNMVEIIIKRALDVLAKKGVLHVRSTWIEHAENCEKSGFLKTCHAIIKMTMEIGVTEINKKRIWKMDAQACIDHGCIETSRFIFMNATEHIKTKKSIWMRWAEMEMKYGTTESVDLVLQKAVTMCPKSEVLWLMASKHRWISGDVPGARKILATAFAYNENSEAISLAAAKLERDNNEIERTRKLLERGRKHCSTEKIWMQSVQLERQVGDYPTAIKMVDYALQQFNKFDKLYMIAAQLYMEYNDDAGKIEHYLRMGCENCPTSGRLWLVAIDWYVTKKNYSKARAAIEMSKIKMKQIAGDANTGDDDYIDIIWLYAVKVENLCGNEKNANFTMSSALQACPTSGYLWAEAIFLESKASRNSKAVDALNKCNNNPIVVCAASILFWNENKVAKARKWFDRSVTLDGSDGSIWGNFMAFEIDCGNDISQKDIINRCTNAQPTRGYFWNRVVKRVKNWKLSYPQKLYAFVQEYHPHLLSKLTDPEILNVMSIN, encoded by the exons ATGTCATTGCTACCTGGCGCCAGACAATTTAATCCTGGAAACTATGAGCCGCCAAAAACGTATACTCCCGGAACTGGCAGAGGTGCAACTCCAATTAGTACCAGGGCTGACTTTGGAATCCATTCAATCGGTAAAATGGA CCAATTTGGAATGCCACCTCCCGGTTATATTCCGGGTAAGGGGAGAGGAGCAACTGGATTTGCCGGAGGAGTTTCCCGTGATGAAGTAGCCACGGGAACTAGTACTGTAGAGGCTGAAAATAACGATCTGTCAGATTCAAATTTCGACAGCTTCCATGGGTATAACGAGGCACTATTCCGTAATGCTGAATATGACGATGACGATCGGGAAGCAGATGACATCTACGACGCCATTGATCAACGAATGGATCAGAGGAGGAAGAAACAGAGGGAAAAAGATTTGCAACAGGAAATGCTAGAAGCATCTAAAAG AAGTACAATCCAATCACAATTACATGCAGCTAAGCGCGCCTTATCGACTATATCACTTg TTGAATGGGAATCAATACCCACCGTTGCAGATTCATCTCTCAAAAAGAACAAAAAACAGGTCATTCGTTACAGTCCAGCTCCTGATACGTTATTAATTAGCTCAAAGGGCAATATCAGTGAGTTAAATGCTCAAACGCCAATTGGCTTAGGGTTAGCTACACCTTTGGGCCTTAAAACTCCCATTAATGCTGGACTGAGAACCCCTATGGCTATGACCCCAGGTACAATGAGTGTTGGGAATCGAACCCCTTCCCTTAATGACCTTGGTGAGGCAAGGGGTACGGTACTTTCGGCTAGATTGGATAAGATGTTAGATAGTGTCACTGGCCAAACTACGGTAGACCCTAAGGGCTACCTTACCAACCTAAACTTGCAG GGACAAGGAGTAGATATGGGAGATACAAAAAAGGCCAGGCTGTTACTAAAATCTGTGACCACGACAAATGCCAAGCATTCGCCAGGGTGGATAGCAGCGGCCAGATTGGAAGAATTGGAAGGTAAAATGGACGCTGCAAGGGAGATCATCGCTCAGGGATGTATCAATTGCCCAGAAAGCGAGGATGTTTGGCTTGAAGCTGCTAGGCTGGAAACCCCAGAGGCAGCCAAAGCAATTTTGGCTAAAGCTGTGCAAAAAATACCTGACTCGGTTAAACTATGGCTTGACGCCTGTAATCGCGAGAGCGATAAGGACAACAAAAGGAAGATACTACGTAAAGCATTGGAATTTATCCCCAATTCTGTTAAATTATGGAAAGAAGCAGTCTCATTGGAAGATGAAACAAATGCTTATATACTACTAAAAAGAGCAACTGAATGTGTACCTACTTCAGTAGATCTATGGCTCGCACTCGCTCGCTTATGCAGCTACAGTGAAGCACAATCAGTTTTAAATGAAGCTAGGAAGAACGTTCCTACAAATGCAGATATTTGGATTACAGCATCCAAGTTGGAGGAATCCCAAGGCAACGATAACATGGTTGAAATAATCATTAAGAGGGCATTGGATGTGTTGGCCAAAAAAGGCGTGTTACATGTACGCAGTACGTGGATTGAACATGCGGAGAACTGTGAAAAGTCAGGGTTCTTAAAAACCTGCCACGCAATAATTAAG ATGACAATGGAAATAGGTGTCACTGAGATCAACAAGAAGAGGATTTGGAAAATGGATGCCCAGGCTTGTATCGACCATGGTTGTATTGAAACATCCAGATTCATATTTATGAATGCTACTGAACACATAAAAACAAAGAAATCTATTTGGATGCGGTGGGCTGAGATGGAGATGAAATATGGTACAACAGAATCGGTAGATTTAGTGCTGCAAAAG GCTGTAACTATGTGTCCAAAATCAGAAGTGTTATGGCTCATGGCATCAAAGCATAGATGGATTAGCGGTGATGTACCAGGAGCAAGAAAGATTCTAGCCACTGCATTTGCCTACAACGAAAACTCCGAGGCCATATCCCTCGCCGCTGCTAAACTTGAGAGGGATAATAACGAAATAGAGCGTACCCGAAAACTCTTGGAAAGAGGCAGGAAGCACTGTTCCACTGAGAAA ATCTGGATGCAAAGCGTACAATTGGAGAGGCAAGTTGGAGACTATCCTACAGCCATTAAGATGGTAGACTATGCATTACAGCAGTTCAACAAGTTTGACAAGCTTTACATGATCGCAGCGCAATTGTATATGgaatataatgatgatgCTGGTAAAATTGAGCATTATTTGCGCATGGGTTGTGAAAATTGTCCCACAAGTGGTAGACTATGGTTAGTGGCCATTGACTGGTATGTCACCAAGAAAAATTACTCCAAAGCTAGAGCTGCTATTGAGATGTCAAAGATCAAAATGAAACAAATCGCAGGTGATGCTAACACCGGAGATGACGATTACATAGACATAATTTGGCTATACGCCGTGAAAGTGGAGAACCTTTGCGGtaatgaaaaaaatgcCAATTTTACCATGTCTTCGGCTCTTCAAGCATGTCCTACCTCGGGTTATTTATGGGCAGAAGCTatatttttggaatcaAAGGCGTCTAGG AATTCAAAAGCTGTAGATGCGCTAAACAAGTGTAATAACAATCCAATAGTCGTATGTGCTGCATCTATATTGTTTTGGAATGAAAACAAGGTGGCAAAGGCAAGAAAATGGTTTGACCGTTCTGTGACATTGGATGGAAGTGATGGTTCAATTTGGGGAAATTTTATGGCCTTTGAAATAGACTGTGGCAACGATATATCACAGAAggatataataaatagGTGCACCAATGCTCAGCCAACACGAG GATATTTCTGGAATCGGGTTGTCAAAAGGGTTaaaaattggaaattgtcTTATCCACAG AAATTATATGCGTTTGTCCAAGAGTACCATCCACACCTGCTCAGTAAGCTAACTGATCCTGAGATACTGAATGTAATGTCAATCAATTGA